In a genomic window of Pseudodesulfovibrio sp. JC047:
- a CDS encoding transporter substrate-binding domain-containing protein, producing MDGTSIDGIDIRLVTALLQEIGYTPRFVPCPWIRGVAMIETGDADIISGILKRQDRENTMIFLEPPYKTRSAKVFYLRNNTPDIIHYTDLSHRSIGTQRGAQYFEQFDSDTSLNKQPIHNNALNFKKLISGRINTIIVTESIGDYLIAELHIADKVKKATFRYDSVIPVYFALSKKSSLVQCLPQLLKANRLLKESGAFDRIIDTFFERLHQPATPDQ from the coding sequence GTGGATGGCACATCCATTGACGGGATAGACATCCGACTCGTGACCGCCTTGTTACAGGAAATCGGATACACCCCCCGCTTTGTCCCATGCCCCTGGATACGAGGTGTTGCCATGATCGAAACCGGTGACGCTGATATCATTAGCGGCATCCTCAAACGGCAGGATCGAGAAAACACCATGATTTTTCTTGAACCGCCGTACAAGACACGATCCGCCAAGGTTTTTTATCTCCGCAACAACACACCAGATATCATCCACTATACTGACCTGTCACATCGTTCCATCGGCACGCAGCGAGGTGCACAATATTTCGAACAGTTCGATTCGGACACGTCATTGAACAAACAGCCAATTCACAACAACGCATTAAATTTCAAAAAACTTATTTCAGGTCGAATCAATACGATTATCGTCACCGAAAGTATTGGAGACTATCTGATCGCGGAATTGCACATCGCCGACAAAGTGAAAAAAGCGACATTCAGATATGACAGTGTCATCCCGGTTTACTTCGCCTTGTCCAAAAAATCTTCATTGGTCCAATGCCTGCCGCAATTATTGAAAGCGAACAGACTCCTCAAGGAATCCGGTGCATTCGATCGAATTATCGACACATTTTTCGAAAGGCTGCACCAACCGGCCACGCCCGATCAATAA
- a CDS encoding glutamine--tRNA ligase/YqeY domain fusion protein: protein MSTKPDAPEKGKDFIRQIIDKDNETDKYGQRVHTRFPPEPNGYLHIGHAKSICLNFGLAREYGGKCNLRFDDTNPVKEEMEYVDSIRQDVEWLGFEWDANPFASNYFERLYFIAELFIKMGMAYVDHQSADKIRENRGTLKEPGINSPYRDRTVDENLSLFRAMKAGEMADGECILRGKIDMTAPNLMLRDPALYRIKHATHHRTGDTWCIYPMYDFTHGLSDAMEGITHSICTMEFENNRPVYDWCVNTLMKGLKQPELFGENATIYEELAALPGFNQRPWQYEFARLNITGTVLSKRKLIQLVQEGHVSGWDDPRMPTISGFRRRGFTPESIRDFCDRIGVAKAASTVEYALLEHCVRQDLNDRAARYMGVVDPVKLVIENYPDDQVDEFEMALHPEYESYGTRTVPFTKELWIERADFMENPPKKFFRMGPDREVRLRGAYYVLCTGYDTDENGTITEIRATYDPETKGGWLEGGRKVKGTMHWVSATKGIKAEVRNYTNLFSIDNPNAPEEGKTFVDYIDPNSQEILTECYVEPALATMAPGTNFQFERTGYFCADSKDHKPGEKLVFNRTATLRDSWAKIQKQMKK from the coding sequence ATGAGCACTAAGCCCGATGCCCCGGAAAAAGGCAAAGACTTCATTCGTCAGATCATCGACAAGGACAACGAAACCGACAAATACGGCCAGCGGGTCCATACGCGGTTTCCCCCAGAACCCAACGGCTATCTGCACATAGGACATGCCAAATCCATCTGCCTGAACTTTGGACTGGCACGCGAATACGGCGGCAAATGCAACCTCCGTTTCGATGACACCAATCCAGTGAAGGAAGAGATGGAATACGTGGACTCCATTCGTCAAGATGTGGAGTGGCTCGGCTTTGAGTGGGATGCCAATCCCTTTGCTTCAAATTACTTTGAACGCCTGTATTTCATCGCCGAACTTTTCATCAAAATGGGCATGGCATATGTGGACCATCAGTCTGCGGACAAAATCCGCGAAAACCGTGGCACGCTCAAAGAACCCGGTATCAATTCGCCCTACCGTGATCGGACTGTGGACGAAAACCTCTCCCTCTTCCGCGCCATGAAAGCCGGAGAAATGGCTGACGGCGAATGTATCCTGCGTGGCAAGATCGACATGACAGCCCCCAACCTGATGCTTCGTGACCCGGCCCTGTATCGCATCAAACACGCGACCCATCACCGCACTGGCGATACATGGTGCATCTATCCCATGTACGATTTCACCCATGGGCTGTCCGATGCCATGGAAGGCATCACCCATTCGATCTGCACCATGGAATTCGAAAACAACCGTCCTGTCTACGACTGGTGCGTCAACACCCTCATGAAAGGACTGAAACAGCCCGAACTCTTCGGTGAAAACGCAACCATCTATGAAGAATTGGCCGCCCTGCCCGGATTCAACCAACGCCCCTGGCAGTATGAATTCGCCCGACTGAACATCACCGGCACGGTCCTGTCCAAACGCAAGCTGATTCAGCTCGTGCAGGAAGGACATGTTTCGGGCTGGGATGACCCCCGGATGCCGACCATTTCCGGTTTTCGCCGCCGTGGCTTCACCCCGGAATCCATTCGTGACTTCTGCGACCGTATTGGCGTGGCAAAGGCCGCCTCCACCGTGGAATATGCCCTGCTTGAACACTGCGTGCGCCAGGACTTGAACGATCGGGCAGCGCGGTACATGGGCGTTGTTGATCCAGTCAAACTGGTTATCGAAAATTACCCGGACGATCAGGTGGACGAATTCGAAATGGCCCTGCACCCCGAATATGAATCCTACGGCACCCGCACCGTTCCTTTCACCAAGGAACTCTGGATCGAACGCGCGGACTTCATGGAAAATCCGCCGAAAAAATTCTTCCGCATGGGACCGGACAGAGAAGTCCGGCTGCGTGGCGCATATTATGTTTTGTGTACTGGCTACGACACAGACGAAAACGGTACCATTACCGAAATCCGTGCAACCTATGACCCCGAAACCAAGGGCGGCTGGCTCGAAGGTGGACGCAAGGTCAAAGGCACCATGCACTGGGTCTCCGCAACCAAGGGAATCAAGGCGGAAGTCCGCAATTACACCAACCTGTTCAGTATCGACAATCCCAATGCACCGGAAGAAGGCAAGACCTTCGTGGATTATATCGATCCCAATTCTCAGGAAATCCTGACAGAATGCTATGTCGAACCAGCCCTCGCCACCATGGCACCGGGCACCAACTTCCAGTTCGAACGGACCGGCTATTTCTGCGCGGACTCAAAAGACCACAAGCCGGGCGAAAAATTGGTCTTCAACCGAACCGCAACCCTCCGCGATTCTTGGGCCAAAATTCAAAAACAGATGAAAAAATAA
- a CDS encoding ABC transporter substrate-binding protein — protein MPLLQKKPWKVWWNQSHRALLALVIIGVLVPTQAHSMDSVRLALQWVPQAQFAGYIVAKEKGFYAAEGIDLTLLPGGPDVLASEQLATGNAEFATLFLTTGLQRRTTLPVVNIGQFVQQSALLLIAKTSSGIRAFSDLDGKRVGLWNNEFQIQARALFHQMGLDVTVIPQSSSLDLFLRDGVQAASGMWYNEYHTLLSYGLDTEDLQPLFFSEIGLNFPEDGIYCLEETATHHPELCRKLVKATIRGWQYAFAHTDETLDIILRHMQAAKVPANRPHQRWMLKRMEDIIIADTTTPLGVLREEDFKRVCQVLLETGFLKNAPTFTEFYKGAAR, from the coding sequence ATGCCTTTATTGCAAAAAAAACCATGGAAAGTCTGGTGGAACCAGAGTCACCGGGCACTCCTTGCCCTGGTCATTATCGGTGTATTGGTACCGACACAGGCCCACTCAATGGACTCGGTTCGGCTGGCGTTGCAATGGGTGCCACAAGCCCAGTTTGCCGGATATATTGTTGCCAAGGAAAAAGGATTCTATGCGGCCGAAGGGATTGATCTCACGCTACTCCCGGGTGGTCCCGATGTACTGGCCAGCGAACAACTGGCGACTGGCAACGCGGAATTCGCCACCTTGTTTCTCACAACAGGACTGCAACGACGAACAACGCTCCCCGTCGTAAACATTGGTCAATTCGTTCAACAGTCCGCACTCCTGCTCATTGCCAAAACCTCTTCGGGAATACGCGCTTTCTCGGACCTGGATGGCAAGCGAGTCGGGTTGTGGAATAATGAATTCCAGATTCAAGCCCGCGCGCTTTTTCACCAAATGGGCCTTGATGTCACCGTCATCCCCCAGTCTTCGTCGCTGGACCTTTTCCTCAGAGACGGTGTGCAAGCGGCATCAGGCATGTGGTATAACGAATATCACACACTCTTGTCCTATGGGCTGGACACCGAGGATCTACAACCGCTTTTCTTCAGTGAAATCGGACTCAACTTTCCGGAGGACGGCATCTATTGTCTGGAAGAAACCGCAACACACCACCCGGAGCTCTGCCGCAAACTGGTCAAGGCCACCATCAGAGGGTGGCAATACGCCTTTGCCCACACAGACGAAACTCTGGATATCATTTTACGACACATGCAGGCCGCCAAAGTCCCGGCCAACCGGCCGCACCAACGTTGGATGTTAAAACGTATGGAAGACATCATCATAGCTGACACAACCACCCCGCTCGGCGTTCTTCGGGAAGAAGATTTCAAACGCGTCTGCCAGGTCCTGCTGGAGACAGGGTTTCTCAAGAACGCACCAACATTCACTGAATTTTACAAGGGAGCAGCCCGATGA
- a CDS encoding TetR/AcrR family transcriptional regulator — translation MSKKEAILKAAQEAFAQKGFSGATVKDVANRADVSFGLVSHYFGSKQDLFLAAGFDMADRLIVQLAEATAHETNGLEAISRYMTAYFDFTEEHRNRFSILLRCSPFSHMETGLDAEKVAEKFSVFIDELKRCVSLGIADGSIRNLPLEETALIIYGNIVGSVRTSLLTPYESGNIFTETIKHVMRSLKYNPKSDNQ, via the coding sequence ATGTCAAAAAAAGAAGCCATACTCAAAGCCGCCCAGGAAGCCTTTGCACAAAAAGGATTCAGCGGAGCAACCGTCAAAGACGTTGCCAATCGGGCCGATGTCTCTTTCGGACTGGTTTCTCATTATTTCGGCAGCAAACAGGATTTATTCCTGGCCGCTGGATTTGACATGGCAGACAGACTGATTGTGCAACTGGCCGAAGCAACCGCCCATGAGACCAATGGCCTTGAAGCGATTAGCCGGTACATGACTGCCTATTTCGATTTTACCGAAGAGCACAGAAACCGTTTTTCCATCCTGCTGCGGTGTTCCCCGTTCAGCCACATGGAAACCGGACTCGATGCCGAAAAAGTGGCGGAAAAATTCAGCGTCTTCATTGACGAACTCAAACGGTGCGTGTCTCTGGGGATCGCCGACGGTTCAATCCGGAACCTCCCCCTCGAAGAAACCGCATTGATTATTTACGGAAACATTGTTGGCTCAGTTCGGACCAGTCTGCTGACCCCGTATGAATCCGGCAACATTTTTACTGAAACAATCAAACACGTCATGCGCAGTCTCAAATACAATCCGAAATCGGACAACCAATAA
- a CDS encoding nitroreductase family protein: MSLFSIDSKKCLKDGACAADCPVGCLVFEAGKIPVPHEKKQAYCLQCGHCVAVCPSGAITLNALPEPGVRKETALRVSNAQGEQFLRSRRSVRTFRDKPIPRETLASLLQTAEYAPSGHNARKTRWAVADSSEAVNRVANIVVQWMRREAEQETDLARSLHLPGIVRVWDSGRDLVCRNAPALAVAFGPKKGITPREDGVLAVSYLDLAATAAGLGGCWCGYVTTAAMHDPELRAMFGVSDDQMVYGSILLGWPVRAYPAVPPRAEPGVRWL, translated from the coding sequence ATGTCATTATTTTCAATAGATTCGAAGAAGTGTCTCAAGGATGGAGCGTGTGCTGCGGACTGCCCGGTGGGGTGTCTTGTTTTTGAAGCCGGGAAAATCCCGGTCCCGCATGAAAAAAAACAGGCGTATTGTCTGCAATGTGGGCATTGCGTGGCCGTGTGTCCTTCTGGGGCAATTACGTTGAATGCGTTGCCTGAACCGGGTGTGCGCAAGGAGACGGCCTTGCGGGTATCGAATGCCCAGGGTGAGCAGTTCTTGCGGTCACGCCGGTCGGTGCGTACATTTCGTGACAAACCGATACCGCGTGAAACGCTGGCGTCCCTGCTGCAAACCGCTGAATATGCGCCGTCCGGGCACAATGCCAGAAAGACCCGGTGGGCCGTGGCTGATTCTTCCGAAGCGGTGAACCGTGTGGCGAATATCGTGGTGCAGTGGATGCGTCGGGAAGCCGAACAGGAGACTGATTTGGCACGCTCGCTTCACTTGCCCGGTATTGTTCGGGTGTGGGATTCGGGGCGGGATCTGGTGTGTCGAAATGCACCGGCTCTGGCCGTGGCCTTTGGACCGAAAAAAGGCATTACCCCGCGTGAAGATGGGGTGCTTGCGGTTTCCTATCTGGATTTGGCGGCAACGGCTGCCGGGCTTGGCGGATGCTGGTGCGGATATGTGACGACCGCAGCCATGCACGATCCCGAATTGCGAGCCATGTTTGGGGTGTCGGACGATCAAATGGTGTACGGTTCGATTCTGCTGGGCTGGCCGGTCAGGGCATATCCGGCAGTGCCGCCCCGTGCCGAGCCAGGGGTGCGGTGGTTGTAA
- a CDS encoding phage regulatory CII family protein has protein sequence MFEKNVTKVVQDCILDSGIQAKVVAQKINKPYSTLMREINPFDVSAKLGAETLLDIMKVTHDVRPLKYMAVEMGYNLDSCTA, from the coding sequence ATGTTCGAAAAAAATGTGACCAAAGTCGTGCAGGATTGCATTCTCGACAGTGGCATTCAAGCCAAGGTCGTGGCGCAAAAAATCAACAAGCCTTACTCCACGCTCATGCGTGAAATCAATCCCTTTGACGTGAGTGCAAAACTCGGGGCAGAAACGTTATTGGATATCATGAAGGTCACGCATGACGTTCGACCACTCAAATACATGGCCGTTGAAATGGGGTATAATCTGGACAGCTGCACCGCGTGA
- a CDS encoding ATP-binding protein, which yields MTPDTRTLTKAYSLSRRSALLQMGLIGIIVLCFSAAIIGFNAYRLKLHLGEHTDNLSHLARISLASAVWQVDHASAKDFIDAVFQDEAVVFAEVVTGREVMAVKVRPHYADKPYSFFQNNRHFLTKSVEIKKYGDWIGTFRVAITTEKFHEEIGLYAVATLILAVLLIAAISLSAFLFTRKKFFAPLKQLETSASFIADGNLDAAIDTSAPNELGNLARAIDDMRESVRHLIDDLQEANSKLQNHQNILEMTVKERTEELEAKNQSLNTALQELSTSKKAAEVANKAKSNFLASMSHEIRTPMNAILGMADILWETDLSKAQAKYVSVFRTAGESLLEILDDILDLSKIEAGHLTLESTWFSLKKLTEKICTIIETKSDQKGLELTYSVSSQIPDRLQGDPTRLQQILLNLLGNAVKFTDSGSVDMTVQPTPGPAGKITIQFSITDTGVGISGDKLSTIFDSFTQADSSTTREFGGTGLGLAISKQLTQLMNGRIWAESTPGRGSTFHFTASFNADTNTKTPSGEGRVSKEEKPLPKASILMMEDSKYNAFVIQTYLKGTPCSLTVIENGLEGVEVFKQGGWDLILMDIQMPLMDGYSAIQAIRSWEATHDLARTPIAAMTAHALDEDAKRCLKAGADIHIPKPVKKSTLFNTIRHMTDTAFSHKNTEPDHT from the coding sequence ATGACCCCGGACACACGCACGTTGACCAAAGCATATTCTCTCAGCCGTCGATCCGCTCTCCTGCAAATGGGATTGATCGGTATTATTGTGCTGTGTTTTTCTGCGGCGATCATCGGTTTCAATGCCTACCGTCTCAAATTGCATCTTGGTGAACACACCGACAACCTTTCACACTTAGCCAGAATCAGTCTGGCTTCCGCCGTGTGGCAGGTGGACCACGCCTCTGCCAAAGATTTCATTGACGCGGTTTTTCAGGATGAAGCAGTCGTATTCGCGGAAGTCGTGACCGGCCGGGAAGTCATGGCCGTCAAAGTTCGCCCACACTATGCGGACAAGCCATACTCCTTTTTTCAAAACAATCGCCATTTCCTGACCAAATCCGTTGAAATCAAAAAATACGGTGACTGGATCGGAACCTTCAGGGTAGCGATCACCACGGAAAAATTTCATGAAGAAATCGGCCTGTACGCCGTTGCAACCTTAATTCTCGCCGTCCTGCTTATCGCAGCGATATCCTTGTCGGCCTTTCTATTTACCCGAAAAAAGTTCTTTGCCCCACTCAAACAACTTGAAACGTCGGCCTCCTTCATCGCAGACGGGAATCTCGATGCCGCCATCGACACTTCTGCCCCCAACGAACTTGGCAACCTTGCCCGAGCCATTGACGACATGCGAGAATCCGTCCGCCATCTCATTGATGACCTTCAAGAGGCCAACTCCAAACTCCAGAACCATCAGAACATACTTGAAATGACGGTCAAGGAACGGACCGAGGAACTGGAGGCCAAAAACCAATCCCTCAACACCGCCCTTCAAGAACTCAGCACATCCAAAAAGGCCGCAGAAGTGGCAAATAAGGCAAAAAGCAATTTTCTGGCGAGCATGAGCCATGAGATCCGCACTCCAATGAATGCCATTCTCGGCATGGCCGACATTCTCTGGGAAACAGACCTTTCAAAAGCGCAAGCTAAGTACGTCAGTGTCTTTCGCACAGCCGGAGAAAGTCTGCTGGAAATTCTGGATGACATTCTGGACCTGTCAAAAATCGAAGCCGGGCACCTCACACTTGAATCAACCTGGTTTTCCCTGAAAAAACTCACCGAAAAAATCTGCACCATCATCGAGACAAAAAGCGATCAAAAGGGGTTGGAGCTGACCTATTCGGTCTCCTCGCAGATTCCGGACCGCCTTCAGGGTGACCCGACCCGACTGCAACAAATACTCCTCAACCTGCTGGGCAATGCCGTCAAATTCACCGACTCCGGTTCTGTGGACATGACGGTTCAGCCGACACCAGGACCGGCCGGGAAAATTACCATTCAATTTTCCATCACAGACACGGGTGTGGGGATATCCGGCGACAAACTCTCTACAATTTTCGATTCATTCACCCAGGCCGACAGCTCCACCACCCGGGAATTCGGCGGCACCGGACTGGGACTGGCGATCAGCAAACAACTCACCCAACTCATGAATGGTCGTATCTGGGCGGAAAGCACGCCGGGACGCGGCAGTACATTCCATTTCACAGCCAGTTTCAACGCGGATACCAACACGAAAACTCCATCCGGCGAAGGCCGTGTTTCAAAAGAGGAAAAACCGCTGCCCAAAGCGTCCATCCTGATGATGGAAGATTCCAAATACAACGCATTTGTCATTCAAACCTATCTTAAGGGGACTCCGTGCTCCCTCACCGTTATCGAAAACGGTCTCGAAGGTGTCGAGGTCTTCAAACAGGGCGGCTGGGACCTGATTCTCATGGACATTCAAATGCCACTCATGGACGGCTACTCTGCGATACAGGCCATCCGTTCATGGGAGGCAACACACGATCTCGCACGGACACCGATAGCGGCGATGACAGCCCATGCACTGGATGAAGACGCCAAACGGTGTCTCAAGGCGGGAGCCGATATACACATCCCCAAACCCGTCAAGAAAAGCACACTTTTCAACACCATTCGACACATGACCGACACGGCCTTTTCCCACAAGAACACGGAACCGGATCACACCTGA